In the Opitutia bacterium genome, one interval contains:
- a CDS encoding SDR family oxidoreductase → MNFSEAFSLRGEVALITGGGTGIGLAMARAMHGAGARVVLVGRREVELQAAVASLGTGAFAFAHDVTDFAGAAGLVERVTREIGPITCLVNNAGIHLKKPAVETTPEELQKVLNTHLVGAHALTRAVAPGMIERKHGTILFTGSMASIFGIPLVIAYTAAKTAMVGMVKGYSTEFAAHGVRVNCIAPGWIETEMSRKALDGDPARKAKIFGRTPMGGMGQPEDIGWAAVYLASPAAKFVTGVTLPVDGGASIGF, encoded by the coding sequence ATGAATTTTTCCGAAGCGTTTTCCCTGCGCGGCGAGGTCGCGCTGATCACGGGCGGCGGCACCGGCATCGGTCTCGCCATGGCGCGGGCGATGCACGGCGCGGGCGCGCGCGTCGTGCTGGTCGGCCGGCGCGAAGTCGAGTTGCAAGCGGCGGTGGCGTCGCTCGGGACGGGCGCATTTGCCTTTGCCCACGATGTGACGGATTTCGCGGGCGCGGCCGGGCTGGTCGAGCGCGTGACGCGGGAAATCGGTCCGATCACGTGCCTCGTGAACAACGCGGGCATCCACCTGAAAAAACCCGCCGTCGAGACGACGCCCGAGGAACTCCAGAAAGTGCTCAATACCCACCTCGTCGGCGCGCACGCGCTGACGCGCGCGGTGGCGCCGGGCATGATCGAGCGGAAGCACGGCACGATACTGTTCACGGGTTCGATGGCCTCGATCTTTGGCATTCCGCTCGTCATCGCCTACACGGCGGCGAAGACGGCGATGGTCGGAATGGTGAAAGGTTATTCGACTGAGTTCGCCGCGCATGGCGTGCGGGTGAACTGCATCGCGCCGGGCTGGATCGAGACGGAGATGTCGCGCAAGGCGCTCGACGGCGACCCCGCGCGCAAGGCGAAGATTTTTGGCCGCACGCCGATGGGCGGCATGGGCCAGCCGGAAGACATCGGCTGGGCGGCGGTCTACCTCGCGTCCCCCGCGGCTAAATTCGTCACCGGTGTGACGCTGCCAGTCGACGGCGGCGCGAGCATCGGATTCTGA
- a CDS encoding biopolymer transporter ExbD, with protein sequence MIGRGHGHGRFEVTHIDMVPMVDCIMVLVIFLMISSAFVNDPGVEVQKPDVSGTASADQNVLLLAITADNRIWFDGQEIRADQVAAVLKQAAIGRSSAVVIRGDRAANLGVFAAVYTEAKRAGLQHVQFATTRAE encoded by the coding sequence ATGATCGGTCGCGGGCATGGGCACGGGCGCTTCGAGGTCACGCACATCGACATGGTGCCGATGGTCGACTGCATCATGGTGCTCGTGATTTTCCTGATGATCAGCAGCGCCTTCGTGAACGATCCCGGCGTCGAGGTGCAGAAACCCGATGTCTCCGGCACTGCCAGCGCCGACCAGAACGTCCTGCTGCTCGCCATCACCGCGGACAACCGCATCTGGTTCGACGGGCAGGAAATCCGCGCCGACCAGGTTGCTGCCGTGCTGAAACAGGCGGCGATCGGCCGTTCGTCGGCCGTCGTCATCCGCGGCGACCGCGCCGCCAATCTCGGCGTCTTCGCCGCCGTCTACACCGAGGCCAAGCGCGCCGGCCTCCAGCACGTGCAATTCGCCACCACGCGCGCCGAGTGA
- a CDS encoding MotA/TolQ/ExbB proton channel family protein — translation MKPALFIAASALALALPAAEISFDASLQSAIVDYRQRVTRAGEELNHARTRIAAEKAPLLAELRAAEDRLVAAQSELTRLETRRADFTETRRKLLQELEANRKVTAYATTLAHDGLKAVADSLSPGEAARDAERLHTLLQKLDDPAANASGAAAFDAVDQLLERTERVLGGYRAEGQAIVSETNQALPGTFAFVGPEVFFRTADGQHAGAVRTREGGKIPASYALPAWKPADAATFFAGAPGAMLADASGGKALRLQEISGSVWEHVRKGGAVAFAIVGVGLLALAMIIGKARDLSQMALEPAESFQRFLDLIGRGDLAGARAAAAALRPSTRELALVSLESAAQPKTILEERLQAVLLAQRLHFERRLPLLAVIATAAPLMGLLGTVVGMVRTFALITVFGTGNAGKLSSGISEVLVATELGLVVAIPTLIAHGYLAHRIQKNLLLLERQALELATAIESGRAIARADLAASAS, via the coding sequence ATGAAGCCCGCGCTTTTCATCGCCGCAAGTGCGCTGGCCCTCGCCCTGCCCGCCGCCGAAATCTCCTTCGACGCCTCGCTGCAGAGCGCCATCGTCGACTACCGCCAGCGTGTCACGCGCGCCGGCGAAGAACTCAACCACGCCCGCACGCGCATCGCCGCAGAAAAGGCGCCGCTTCTCGCCGAACTCCGCGCCGCCGAAGACCGTCTGGTCGCCGCGCAGAGCGAACTCACCCGCCTCGAGACCCGCCGCGCGGATTTCACCGAGACCCGCCGGAAGCTGCTGCAGGAGCTCGAAGCCAACCGCAAGGTGACAGCCTACGCCACCACGCTGGCCCACGACGGCCTCAAAGCCGTGGCCGACAGTCTTTCGCCCGGCGAGGCCGCGCGCGACGCCGAGCGCTTGCACACGCTGCTCCAGAAACTCGACGACCCGGCCGCCAACGCGAGCGGCGCCGCCGCCTTCGACGCCGTCGATCAATTGCTTGAGCGGACCGAACGCGTCCTCGGCGGCTACCGCGCGGAGGGCCAAGCGATCGTCTCCGAAACCAACCAAGCGCTGCCCGGCACCTTCGCCTTCGTCGGCCCCGAGGTGTTTTTCCGCACTGCCGACGGGCAACACGCGGGCGCGGTCCGCACCCGCGAAGGTGGCAAGATTCCCGCCAGCTACGCACTGCCGGCATGGAAGCCGGCCGACGCCGCGACGTTTTTCGCCGGCGCGCCCGGCGCGATGCTCGCCGACGCCTCCGGCGGCAAGGCGCTGCGTTTGCAGGAAATCAGCGGCTCGGTGTGGGAGCACGTGCGCAAGGGCGGCGCCGTCGCCTTCGCCATCGTGGGCGTCGGCCTCCTCGCGCTCGCGATGATCATCGGCAAGGCCCGCGATCTCTCGCAGATGGCCCTCGAGCCGGCGGAGAGCTTCCAACGCTTCCTCGACCTGATCGGCCGCGGCGACCTCGCCGGCGCGCGGGCCGCCGCCGCCGCGCTGCGCCCGAGCACGCGCGAACTCGCTCTCGTCAGCCTCGAGTCGGCCGCGCAACCGAAGACGATTCTCGAAGAGCGTCTCCAGGCAGTGCTCCTCGCGCAGCGCCTGCATTTCGAACGCCGACTGCCGCTGCTCGCCGTGATCGCAACCGCCGCGCCGCTTATGGGCCTGCTCGGCACCGTTGTCGGCATGGTTAGAACCTTCGCGCTGATCACCGTCTTCGGCACCGGCAACGCCGGGAAGCTCTCCAGCGGCATCTCCGAGGTGCTCGTCGCCACCGAACTCGGCCTCGTCGTGGCGATCCCGACGCTGATCGCCCACGGCTACCTCGCGCACCGCATTCAGAAAAACCTGCTGCTGCTCGAACGCCAGGCGCTCGAACTCGCCACGGCCATCGAATCCGGCCGCGCCATCGCACGCGCGGACCTCGCGGCCTCCGCCTCATGA
- a CDS encoding glycosyl hydrolase 115 family protein codes for MTLGVPRSVGLVAVLLGFVRLWASEPAEVDAQPVADHFALAREGWVAPLFVSADDWPGVRRAAGDLRADLERVTGRAPVLSDRAPAGNDVVLIGTVGKSALIDGLVARGQLDVSGIRDRWEAFQVEVVEKPLPGVARALVIAGSDKRGTIYGVYELSARIGVSPWYWWADVPVARRAALSVAPGRHVEPGPTVKYRGIFLNDEAPALTGWAKEKFGGLNREFYGHVFELILRLRGNYLWPAMWNNAFNEDDPENPRLADEYGVVMGTSHHEPMLRAQQEWKRHGSGPWDYAKNGEGLRNFWADGIRRNRAFESLVTIGMRGDGDEAMSEETNVALLEQIVADQREILRREIGRAPEQVPQLWALYKEVQAYYEHGMRVPDDVTLLWCDDNWGNLRRLPTPDERKRSGGAGVYYHFDYVGGPRNYKWLNTVPLTKIWEQLHLAHGYGADRIWIVNVGDLKPMEFPIEFFLTYAWRPDAIGYEQIESYSRAWAARQFGEAHAGEVAALINGYTKFNSRRKPELLGPETFSVVNYREAERVLADWQELEARAKKLEGKLPEAARPAFFQLVAHPIEACRIVNELHVAAARNRLYAAQGRASANAWAERARELFAADAALTARWDAMLAGKWRHLMDQTHLGYTSWQQPIRNVMPAVAEVQVPVKGELALAVEGDPAARPGDYPVPAVAKLPALSPFGPSSRWIELFNRGQERVRFTLEASEPWLKLSATSGELGGDMRVEVSADWAATPAGLTEARLTVRGEGGATPLTVVAPIDNRPAPAGAFVEVDGALAIEAPHFARAVNAPGLEWRTLAGFGRTVGGVTMFPVDAPASVLSGDSARLEYDVVLRSAGEVRVELHVAPTFDFQPGQSLALAVSLDDQVPQPLPLGLRSTDAGWEKAVADSVLKLTARLPVAQPGAHVLKIWRVTPAVVLQRIVIDAGGVRPSYLGPTESVRAAP; via the coding sequence ATGACGCTGGGCGTGCCGCGATCAGTGGGACTCGTCGCGGTGCTGCTGGGGTTTGTCCGCCTGTGGGCGAGTGAGCCCGCAGAGGTCGACGCCCAACCCGTCGCCGATCACTTCGCTTTGGCACGCGAGGGCTGGGTCGCGCCGCTTTTTGTTTCGGCCGACGACTGGCCGGGCGTCCGGCGCGCGGCGGGCGATTTGCGCGCGGACCTCGAACGCGTCACCGGTCGCGCGCCGGTGCTTTCGGACCGCGCGCCCGCTGGCAACGACGTCGTGTTGATCGGCACCGTGGGCAAGAGCGCTTTGATCGACGGCTTGGTGGCGCGCGGCCAGCTCGACGTGAGTGGCATCCGCGACCGCTGGGAGGCGTTTCAGGTCGAGGTCGTGGAGAAACCTCTGCCCGGCGTCGCCCGTGCGCTCGTCATCGCCGGCAGCGACAAGCGCGGCACGATTTACGGCGTCTACGAACTCTCCGCGCGCATCGGCGTGTCGCCGTGGTATTGGTGGGCGGATGTGCCGGTGGCGCGCCGCGCGGCGCTGTCGGTCGCGCCGGGCCGCCACGTGGAGCCCGGTCCGACGGTGAAATACCGCGGCATCTTCCTGAACGACGAAGCGCCCGCGCTCACCGGGTGGGCGAAGGAGAAGTTCGGCGGACTGAACCGCGAGTTTTACGGACACGTCTTCGAGCTGATCCTGCGCCTGCGCGGCAACTACCTCTGGCCCGCGATGTGGAACAACGCCTTCAACGAGGACGATCCCGAGAACCCGCGCCTCGCCGACGAATACGGCGTCGTCATGGGCACGTCGCACCACGAGCCGATGCTTCGCGCACAGCAGGAATGGAAGCGCCACGGCAGCGGTCCGTGGGACTACGCCAAGAATGGCGAGGGGTTGCGGAATTTCTGGGCCGACGGCATTCGCCGCAATCGGGCGTTCGAGAGTCTCGTGACGATCGGCATGCGCGGCGACGGCGACGAGGCGATGTCGGAGGAGACGAACGTGGCGTTGCTGGAGCAGATCGTCGCCGACCAGCGCGAGATTCTGCGCCGCGAGATCGGCCGCGCGCCCGAACAGGTGCCGCAGCTCTGGGCGCTCTACAAGGAAGTGCAGGCCTACTACGAGCACGGCATGCGCGTGCCCGACGACGTCACGCTGCTCTGGTGCGACGACAACTGGGGCAACCTCCGTCGTCTCCCGACGCCCGACGAGCGCAAGCGGTCCGGCGGCGCCGGTGTTTATTACCACTTCGACTACGTCGGCGGTCCGCGAAACTACAAGTGGCTGAACACCGTGCCGCTGACGAAAATCTGGGAGCAGCTGCACCTCGCGCACGGCTACGGCGCCGATCGCATCTGGATCGTGAACGTCGGCGATTTGAAGCCGATGGAGTTCCCCATCGAGTTCTTCCTCACCTACGCGTGGCGGCCGGACGCAATCGGTTACGAGCAAATTGAAAGCTACTCGCGCGCGTGGGCCGCGCGGCAGTTCGGCGAGGCGCACGCCGGCGAGGTGGCCGCGCTGATCAACGGCTACACGAAGTTCAACAGCCGCCGGAAGCCCGAGTTGCTCGGGCCGGAGACGTTCAGCGTCGTCAACTACCGCGAAGCGGAGCGCGTGCTCGCGGACTGGCAGGAACTCGAGGCGCGAGCAAAGAAGCTGGAAGGGAAGCTGCCCGAGGCCGCGCGCCCGGCGTTTTTCCAACTCGTGGCGCACCCGATCGAGGCCTGCCGGATTGTCAACGAGCTGCACGTCGCCGCCGCGCGGAATCGCCTCTACGCTGCGCAGGGCCGCGCATCGGCCAATGCGTGGGCCGAACGTGCGCGCGAACTCTTCGCCGCCGACGCCGCGCTCACCGCGCGCTGGGACGCGATGCTCGCCGGCAAATGGCGCCACCTGATGGATCAGACGCATTTGGGCTACACGTCTTGGCAGCAGCCGATTCGCAATGTCATGCCCGCAGTCGCGGAAGTTCAGGTGCCGGTGAAAGGTGAACTGGCTCTGGCGGTCGAGGGCGACCCGGCCGCCCGGCCGGGCGACTATCCGGTGCCGGCGGTGGCGAAACTTCCGGCGCTCAGCCCGTTTGGCCCGTCCTCGCGTTGGATCGAGCTTTTCAATCGAGGACAGGAGCGCGTGCGCTTCACTCTCGAGGCGAGCGAGCCGTGGCTGAAGCTGAGCGCGACGAGCGGAGAACTCGGTGGCGACATGAGGGTGGAGGTTTCGGCCGACTGGGCCGCGACGCCGGCGGGTCTGACGGAGGCGAGGCTCACGGTGCGCGGCGAAGGTGGCGCGACGCCGTTGACGGTCGTGGCGCCGATCGACAACCGCCCCGCACCGGCGGGGGCCTTCGTCGAAGTCGACGGTGCGCTCGCGATCGAGGCGCCGCACTTTGCGCGTGCCGTCAATGCCCCGGGCTTGGAGTGGCGGACGCTCGCGGGGTTTGGCCGGACCGTGGGAGGCGTCACTATGTTTCCGGTCGACGCGCCCGCGAGCGTCCTTTCCGGCGACAGCGCGAGGCTCGAATACGACGTGGTTCTCCGGTCGGCTGGCGAGGTGCGCGTCGAGTTGCACGTCGCGCCGACGTTCGATTTTCAACCCGGTCAGTCGCTCGCGCTCGCCGTTTCGCTCGACGATCAGGTTCCCCAACCGCTGCCGCTCGGACTGCGGTCGACCGATGCCGGTTGGGAGAAGGCCGTCGCTGACTCGGTGTTGAAGCTGACGGCGCGCTTGCCGGTCGCGCAGCCGGGCGCTCACGTGTTGAAGATCTGGCGCGTGACGCCTGCTGTCGTGTTGCAGCGCATCGTCATCGATGCCGGCGGCGTGCGGCCGAGCTATCTCGGCCCGACGGAGAGCGTGCGCGCCGCTCCCTGA
- a CDS encoding TonB family protein: MSRTLTNSAPLSVRRPADELWGWLAGVAFTFALFFALAHFAQLSPRAAPTEFDDLRQVSAPFAAPPPPPRPLDQPVEDAVELPPLSGIEPGASDSAVHLAVVPPEFAALLPEAPLPPRATAQLGRLHSDLKPRIDVEIDPRHVFQTTEVDQPPRAVVREAPAIPRKLFGDARVLRVVLLLLIDQNGRAISTRVLESSGNPQVDALAMQSVADDWQFSPAIRRGKKVRCLAQQGFRFVLPAASKFDAR, from the coding sequence ATGTCGCGAACGCTGACCAACTCCGCTCCGCTTTCGGTTCGTCGTCCCGCCGACGAACTCTGGGGCTGGCTCGCGGGCGTCGCGTTCACCTTCGCGCTTTTCTTCGCGCTGGCGCATTTCGCCCAACTCAGCCCGCGCGCTGCACCCACGGAGTTCGACGATCTGCGCCAGGTCTCGGCGCCTTTTGCGGCTCCTCCTCCGCCGCCGCGACCGCTCGATCAACCCGTCGAAGACGCCGTGGAATTACCCCCGCTCTCCGGCATCGAACCCGGCGCTTCTGACAGCGCGGTGCACCTCGCGGTCGTGCCGCCGGAATTCGCCGCGCTGTTGCCCGAAGCCCCGCTCCCGCCACGCGCCACCGCGCAGCTCGGCCGCCTGCACTCCGATCTCAAGCCGCGCATCGACGTGGAGATCGATCCGCGCCATGTTTTCCAGACCACCGAAGTGGACCAGCCGCCCCGCGCCGTCGTGCGCGAGGCGCCCGCGATCCCCCGCAAACTCTTCGGCGACGCGCGCGTGCTCCGCGTCGTGTTGCTGCTGCTGATCGACCAGAACGGCCGGGCGATCAGCACGCGCGTGCTCGAGTCGAGCGGCAACCCGCAGGTCGATGCGCTCGCGATGCAGTCCGTCGCCGACGACTGGCAGTTCTCGCCGGCCATCCGGCGCGGCAAGAAGGTGCGCTGCCTCGCCCAGCAAGGCTTCCGCTTCGTGCTGCCCGCCGCCTCCAAGTTCGACGCCCGATGA
- a CDS encoding DUF3450 family protein, with translation MPTSPRLRRSAAALLLLSFTVCAPAAEPLEEIDRLARDWVNLRTETARLETGWQTDQTLLASTIAALQERSATLEEKRDLLRAQTAREREEIDMLRAKNKSAVADLAASEARLRALTTRLLALRPSLPPRLSDALEMAFRSLSNSALPASERLQLVMTALNRCAQFNRQITVGDEVLTVEGESAPKALEVIYWGLSHGYAIDRSTRQAWLGRPETGGWRWHRSPDAFAGAAQLIAIAHDKADPVLVAVPAQITRTLPPPAPSSP, from the coding sequence ATGCCGACTTCTCCCCGACTTCGCCGTTCGGCCGCGGCGCTGCTTCTGCTCTCCTTCACTGTGTGCGCCCCCGCCGCAGAGCCGCTCGAAGAGATCGATCGTCTCGCTCGCGACTGGGTGAACCTCCGCACCGAGACCGCGCGACTCGAAACCGGCTGGCAAACCGACCAGACGCTGCTCGCTTCGACCATCGCCGCGCTGCAGGAGCGTTCCGCGACGCTCGAGGAGAAGCGCGACCTCCTCCGTGCGCAAACCGCGCGCGAGCGCGAGGAGATCGACATGCTGCGCGCGAAAAACAAGAGCGCCGTCGCCGACCTCGCCGCGAGCGAGGCGCGTCTGCGCGCCCTCACCACGCGCCTGCTCGCACTGCGGCCCTCATTGCCGCCCCGGCTCTCCGACGCGTTGGAGATGGCATTTCGTTCCCTCTCGAATTCCGCGCTCCCGGCCAGCGAGCGCCTTCAACTCGTCATGACCGCGCTGAATCGCTGCGCGCAATTCAACCGTCAAATCACCGTGGGCGACGAAGTTCTCACCGTGGAGGGAGAGTCCGCCCCGAAAGCCCTCGAGGTCATCTATTGGGGCCTGAGTCACGGCTACGCCATCGACCGCAGCACGCGCCAAGCGTGGCTCGGCCGACCGGAAACGGGCGGCTGGCGATGGCACCGAAGCCCCGACGCCTTCGCCGGCGCCGCGCAACTGATCGCGATCGCCCACGACAAGGCCGATCCCGTCCTCGTGGCTGTGCCTGCGCAAATCACCCGCACGCTGCCGCCGCCCGCTCCGTCCTCGCCATGA
- a CDS encoding mannonate dehydratase, translating to MKLGFGLYRHMLTPENFAFAKQAGATHIVAHLVDYFRGGAHVGPDDQPTGTDWGWGLAGDAEKLWTLEELVALRRQVEAAGLTLEAIENFDPAHWGDILIDGPQRAQHIENVKTVIRRVGEAGIPVFGYNFSIAGVAGRTKGNYARGGAPAVGMEGPYDLPMPNGLVWNMVVDPTAPTRDTGTIPPATHEQLWDRFKRFADEVFPVAEKAGVKMALHPDDPPMPFIRGQPRLVYQPSLYQKAIDLNPSPANTLEFCVGSLAEMTEGDIYDVVDRYSRQNRLGYVHLRNVRDRVPHYKETFIDDGDVDVLRVLAILKRNGFDGVVIPDHAPQMSCAAPWHAGMAFAMGYLKAGLQSLGR from the coding sequence ATGAAACTCGGTTTCGGACTTTATCGCCACATGCTCACGCCGGAAAACTTCGCGTTCGCGAAGCAAGCCGGCGCCACGCACATCGTCGCGCATCTCGTCGACTATTTCCGCGGCGGCGCGCACGTCGGCCCCGACGACCAGCCCACGGGCACCGACTGGGGATGGGGACTCGCGGGCGACGCAGAGAAGTTGTGGACACTCGAGGAACTCGTCGCGCTGCGCCGCCAGGTGGAGGCCGCGGGCCTCACGCTCGAGGCGATCGAGAATTTCGATCCCGCGCACTGGGGCGACATCCTGATCGATGGTCCGCAACGCGCGCAGCACATCGAGAACGTGAAGACGGTCATTCGCCGCGTCGGCGAAGCGGGCATTCCGGTGTTCGGCTACAATTTCTCCATCGCCGGCGTGGCCGGGCGCACGAAGGGCAACTACGCGCGCGGCGGCGCGCCGGCGGTCGGCATGGAAGGTCCCTATGACTTGCCGATGCCCAACGGCCTCGTCTGGAACATGGTCGTCGATCCCACCGCGCCGACGCGCGACACGGGCACGATTCCGCCGGCGACGCACGAGCAGCTCTGGGATCGCTTCAAGCGGTTCGCCGACGAGGTGTTTCCCGTCGCGGAAAAAGCCGGCGTGAAGATGGCGCTCCATCCTGACGATCCGCCGATGCCGTTCATCCGCGGCCAGCCGCGGCTGGTTTATCAGCCGTCGCTTTACCAAAAGGCGATCGACCTCAACCCGAGTCCGGCCAACACGCTCGAGTTCTGCGTCGGCTCGCTCGCGGAGATGACCGAGGGCGACATCTACGACGTGGTGGATCGCTACAGCCGCCAAAACCGCCTCGGCTACGTGCATCTGCGCAACGTCCGCGACAGGGTGCCGCACTACAAGGAGACGTTCATCGACGATGGCGATGTGGACGTGCTGCGCGTGCTCGCGATTTTGAAGCGCAACGGCTTCGACGGCGTCGTGATTCCCGACCACGCCCCGCAGATGAGCTGCGCGGCGCCGTGGCACGCGGGCATGGCTTTTGCGATGGGCTATCTCAAGGCGGGCCTCCAATCTCTCGGCCGATGA
- a CDS encoding polysaccharide deacetylase family protein yields MKVCALLPLFLAVGFAAFVPVAAGAVKRVAFVFDDGPVPADAGPLLELLTREKVRVTFALVGDRVAEHPETARAIVAAGHEVANHSQTHSHAREIDDAALDREVAAAQQLFTRTTGVAPHWYWPPFLEIDERVRAAVKRGGITIYEPAQIVVTQDYDRKVDGAAIYRLATTDVRDGAVILCHEWRAETREQLPAILQELRRQGCVFLTFSELRAAMTERRS; encoded by the coding sequence ATGAAAGTGTGCGCGCTCCTCCCGCTTTTCCTTGCCGTCGGCTTCGCCGCGTTCGTGCCCGTCGCGGCGGGCGCCGTGAAGCGGGTCGCGTTCGTGTTCGACGACGGTCCCGTGCCGGCCGATGCCGGACCGCTGCTCGAGTTGCTCACGCGCGAGAAGGTTCGCGTCACGTTCGCGCTCGTGGGCGACCGCGTGGCCGAACACCCCGAAACCGCGCGCGCCATCGTGGCCGCCGGACACGAGGTCGCGAACCACTCGCAAACCCACTCGCATGCGCGCGAGATTGACGACGCGGCGCTCGATCGCGAGGTCGCGGCGGCGCAGCAACTCTTCACGCGCACGACCGGAGTCGCGCCGCACTGGTATTGGCCGCCTTTCCTGGAGATCGACGAACGTGTCCGCGCCGCCGTGAAGCGCGGCGGCATCACGATCTACGAACCCGCCCAGATCGTGGTGACGCAGGACTACGATCGGAAAGTCGACGGCGCTGCGATTTACCGGCTGGCGACGACCGACGTGCGTGATGGCGCGGTGATCCTTTGCCACGAGTGGCGCGCCGAGACGCGTGAGCAGCTGCCCGCGATCTTGCAGGAACTCCGCCGGCAGGGCTGCGTTTTCCTAACGTTCAGCGAACTCCGTGCGGCGATGACGGAGCGGCGGTCATGA
- a CDS encoding MotA/TolQ/ExbB proton channel family protein yields the protein MTPLIELAEKGGPVMLAIVALSVVLYARCFGLLFSLRRERRQLRHGAGLAPAEVQRRRADLHESFRHQRLVLSAMIAAAPLLGLLGTVSGMVKTFESLSADANGKSMEGLARGISEVLVATESGLLVALPALLLVYLAHREVLAQDKLLSLTGGTR from the coding sequence ATGACACCCCTGATCGAACTCGCGGAGAAGGGCGGACCGGTGATGCTCGCCATCGTTGCTCTCTCCGTCGTGCTCTACGCGCGGTGCTTCGGTCTCCTGTTTTCTTTGCGGCGCGAACGCAGGCAGCTGCGACACGGCGCGGGACTCGCGCCGGCCGAAGTCCAACGCCGTCGCGCCGACCTGCACGAATCGTTTCGCCACCAGCGCCTCGTGCTCAGTGCGATGATCGCCGCCGCGCCGTTGCTGGGCTTGCTCGGCACCGTGAGCGGCATGGTGAAAACCTTCGAAAGCCTCTCCGCTGACGCCAACGGCAAGTCGATGGAAGGGCTCGCCCGCGGCATCTCCGAGGTGCTCGTCGCCACCGAATCCGGCCTGCTCGTCGCCCTGCCCGCCCTGTTGCTCGTCTACCTCGCGCACCGCGAAGTGCTCGCGCAGGACAAGCTCCTCAGCCTCACGGGGGGCACCCGATGA
- a CDS encoding tetratricopeptide repeat protein: MNPSRLLLLFALGTTALLRAHGQTADRAFDFNRLAERLPQRAPANDAKQTIRESSSFLKEREPEMTPEEYALHEKVVTMMTTNPELAVRLLEAMVSEQKQPSPAFELILGNAYYAANQTERATKLYRSAVQRYPSFLRAWNNLGTLHYTAGNFDEAVKCFSKSVSLGDRDPTTFGLLGYSLEKQGDLVAAEAAYLQALSGAPSSSDWKEGLLRIYLDGKQYGRAEPLLRALIKAHPTETRFWLSYAGLLVADRRKTEAMAVLESARAVGAAGPDELALLGDLYAEHNLPAEAVSAYGQLLEPARARGEEKLLHFARVLAAAGRLDDAEKTLAALRGELTPTAQRALHQTRADLHLARKNWPAARREAEALLALAPLDGRALLTLGRTYAAEQEIPRATLAFESARRASETTYAASIELANIELRNRHYAKAAEHLEKALSLQRTDEVATYLARVRALLVPDSSPE, translated from the coding sequence ATGAACCCTTCGCGCCTCCTGCTCCTGTTCGCCCTCGGCACCACCGCGCTCCTCCGCGCCCACGGACAGACGGCCGACCGCGCCTTCGATTTCAACCGCCTCGCGGAGCGCCTGCCGCAGCGCGCTCCGGCCAACGACGCCAAACAGACCATCCGCGAATCGAGTTCCTTCCTCAAGGAGCGTGAACCCGAGATGACGCCGGAGGAATATGCGTTGCACGAGAAAGTCGTCACGATGATGACGACCAATCCCGAACTCGCGGTGCGACTACTCGAGGCGATGGTCAGCGAGCAAAAGCAGCCGAGCCCCGCCTTCGAACTCATCCTCGGCAACGCCTACTACGCCGCCAACCAAACCGAACGCGCCACGAAGCTCTACCGCAGCGCCGTTCAGCGCTACCCGAGCTTTCTGCGCGCTTGGAACAACCTCGGCACGCTCCACTACACCGCCGGCAATTTCGACGAGGCCGTGAAGTGCTTCTCCAAGTCCGTCTCGCTCGGCGACCGCGATCCCACGACCTTCGGCCTGCTCGGCTACAGCCTCGAAAAACAAGGCGATCTCGTCGCCGCCGAGGCCGCCTACCTGCAGGCGCTCAGCGGCGCGCCGTCCAGTTCCGACTGGAAGGAAGGCCTCCTGCGGATCTACCTCGACGGGAAACAATACGGTCGCGCCGAACCGCTGCTGCGCGCGCTCATCAAGGCGCACCCAACCGAAACGCGCTTCTGGCTGAGCTACGCCGGCCTCCTCGTCGCCGACCGCCGCAAAACCGAAGCGATGGCCGTGCTCGAATCCGCCCGCGCTGTGGGCGCCGCCGGTCCCGATGAACTGGCGTTGCTCGGCGATCTCTATGCCGAGCACAACCTCCCCGCCGAGGCGGTATCCGCTTATGGCCAGCTGCTCGAGCCTGCCCGCGCCCGCGGCGAGGAAAAGCTCCTGCACTTCGCGCGCGTCCTCGCCGCCGCCGGCCGGCTCGACGACGCCGAGAAGACGCTCGCCGCGCTCCGCGGCGAGCTGACGCCCACCGCTCAACGCGCCCTGCACCAAACCCGCGCCGATCTCCACCTCGCGCGGAAGAACTGGCCCGCCGCCCGCCGCGAGGCAGAAGCACTCCTCGCCCTCGCGCCGCTCGACGGACGCGCACTGCTCACGCTCGGCCGCACCTACGCGGCAGAACAAGAGATTCCCCGCGCCACGCTCGCCTTCGAATCGGCCCGGCGCGCCTCCGAAACCACCTACGCCGCCAGCATCGAGCTCGCGAACATCGAGCTGCGCAACCGCCACTACGCAAAGGCGGCCGAGCACCTCGAAAAAGCGCTCAGTCTCCAGCGCACGGACGAAGTCGCCACGTATCTCGCCCGCGTCCGCGCGCTGCTCGTGCCCGACAGTTCGCCCGAATAA